In Falco biarmicus isolate bFalBia1 chromosome 5, bFalBia1.pri, whole genome shotgun sequence, a single genomic region encodes these proteins:
- the LOC130150666 gene encoding killer cell lectin-like receptor subfamily G member 1 produces MEGSRSETSAAEESEEIIYTSVKFSQTSLTRAKAAKEKRAPCLWPAVVPGLAIAFGILSISLAIALIWKMSHSHPRCPEQWVAYRGSCYSFSRERKDWHSSRESCRAQGAHLLVVNDALEMDLFKSIQTRCFWVGLRNSTGSGWIWEDGSVLNGTKVLSNSPVQHCAVLMNNHFQASSCEFSTSWICEKSLR; encoded by the exons ATGGAGGGAAGCAGATCAGAAACTTCTGCAGCCGAAGAGAGCgaagaaataatttatactTCTGTTAAATTCTCTCAGACTTCTCTGACGAGGGCCaaagctgcaaaagaaaagagag cTCCCTGTCTGTGGCCAGCAGTTGTGCCAGGCTTGGCTATAGCCTTTGGGATATTGAGCATCTCCCTAGCGATTGCTTTGATTTGGAAGATGA GTCACTCCCATCCACGCTGCCCTGAGCAGTGGGTGGCCTACAGAGGGAGCTGCTACTCCTTCTCCAGGGAGAGGAAGGACTGGCATTCCAGCCGGGAATCCTGCCGGGCACAGGGAGCTCATCTCCTGGTGGTCAACGATGCCTTGGAAATG GACCTGTTCAAGAGTATTCAAACAAGATGTTTCTGGGTTGGACTGAGGAACAGCACAGGCTCTGGATGGATTTGGGAAGATGGCTCTGTACTCAATGGCACCAA GGTCCTCTCTAACAGCCCCGTGCAACACTGTGCTGTCCTGATGAACAATCACTTTCAAGCCTCCAGCTGTGAATTTTCTACTTCATGGATCTGTGAGAAATCTCTTAGATAA